One window of Triplophysa rosa linkage group LG8, Trosa_1v2, whole genome shotgun sequence genomic DNA carries:
- the ccka gene encoding cholecystokinin a, translating to MNAGICVCVLLAALSSSNCFALPTHSQEEGQSDRGTVAEHYRHTRAAPPGAQLNLLSDTDEREDTRSSLTELLARIITAKGAYRRSPSLNSRSTSHRIKDRDYMGWMDFGRRSAEEYEYTS from the exons ATGAACGCtgggatctgtgtgtgtgtgctgctggCTGCGCTCTCCAGCAGCAATTGCTTTGCGCTCCCCACACACTCGCAGGAAGAGGGTCAATCCGACCGCGGCACTGTAGCAGAACACTACCGCCACACCCGCGCAGCGCCCCCTGGTGCACAACTCAACCTGCTGTCTGACACAGATGAGCGTGAAGACACCCGCAGCAGCCTCACTGAACTACTGGCCAGAATCATCACTGCCAAAG GTGCATACCGCAGAAGTCCGTCACTTAACAGCAGGTCCACTTCTCACAGGATAAAAGACAGAGACTATATGGGCTGGATGGACTTTGGCCGACGGAGCGCAGAGGAGTACGAATACACCTCATAA